The following nucleotide sequence is from Salvia splendens isolate huo1 chromosome 2, SspV2, whole genome shotgun sequence.
TGTTGTGTTATCagatattgtataatgaaatgtgaatggTTGGTGATGTGTGTTAAGGAGGCATGTTTGTTTAGATTAACATTCTTGTTTACATTGTTTACTCTACAGTCAACATAGGGAAGAAATTGGATTTTAAGAATAGGACTTGGTTGATCACAactaatgatgaaaattttagCCACTTTCGCTTCTAGTAATAGGTGGCATCCTTGCCACAAGGTATTCGGCCTCAGATATGAATGTGACAAAGAAATCGTGTGATGAAGTGTCCACACATGTGAGCAAGTTATGGGCCCACCACGCTACTTCCTTTGAGTCCATCATGAGATGACCTCCCCTACCTTTAATGTACTTTACTTCGAGAAGCCTTGGCATGTGTTCGGGTTGGAGGAAGAAGCTATTGCTATCGATACCATATTAAACCGAAAGCAATTGAGAACCCGCGGTGAAGAAATAAGGAGATCTTTCTATATCGAAATATCAGTTGAAAAATTCATAGGAAAATTTCTGGATCGCCCACTTTAGTCCCGTCTCCTGTCGCATGTTAACATACTTTTTGTAGTGACGAATCTTGTATGTGTTCCTAAGAAAAGGAAATTGTCCGTTTTTCGGTGCTAAATCAACTGCTCCTCCAGAATGGCTGATAATGCCACTTAAGGGCTCTCAAGGTCTCGTCGCTTCGGTGAATCACTTGAGCCCTGATACATTTTCGGTGCCATGATTTTGTTAATGAGTTCTTGAAGCAGGAAAGATCTCTTTTTTTCACAATAAAGAAGATCTGCGCCACTctgattaataaattaaataatctatttttttcatttatccTTTATAAtgattatttcctttttgtattaTAAAGAATCCCAAAACAATTTACTAATAGATTCTTCTGATAATATACATGTTAATCATATGACGTATTGTTTTTAAGCAGTGTCACTTTGAATACTGTTACTTTTTTGGAGTATAAAACCTAACATTTAAATCGCAAcgaattattttataattaaaaattttctcAGATCAAAATTGGTTCGAGACTAATAAATCACATATGCAAGTTCCTGTACAAATTAAATGAGCAAAAATTATGACATCAACTCACACTGAATATACAAACATAACACAACCTCAGTTGCCACTCTCCACATCTTCCATCTCCAGTGGCTGTGGGAAGACCTCGCTCGACGATCTTTTATGCGAAGACGAATGTTGGTTCGTCCCACTACCCCGAGACCCGGCTCCCTTGGCCCACCTCAGCCCCTCCTTGCTTGTTTGGCTCGACACATTGGAGCTGTCCGAGGAGCTATGATTCCAGCTCCCAAACAACACAGCTGTCCATGACTGCCTAGACAAGCGCCTTCCGGAGCTGAAATTCTCGTCCCTCACCACCTTGAACGGATTCTCTAGCGCCCTCACCACATGCCTCATTGAAGGGCGACGTGAGGCCTTCGGGTTCAGGCACGACTTAGCCACCACCGCAACGGCCCACACCTCCTCTAACAGATCCTCGTCTACTATGAGAGATGGGTCCATAATCTTATTCACCATTTCTTTGTCATAGATACTGATGAATGGTAAGTTTCTGTCCAGCCATTGTTGTGCATCAGCATCACTCATTTTGCTGATCCCAAGATTCCCAGTCACAAGCTCAAGCAACACTTTTCCCAAACAATAAACATCGTAGGCACATGTATTAGAGCATGATCCTGCAAAAATTTTCAATCAATATCTTATCCAAATACTTCACGTTACTCTCTATTTCATTTACCAATCAAGAACTGAATATTCGGGGTAATTACACTATTCATACAAAAATGTTTAACCGTTATTTCATGTTGGTACATCAAGTTTCATTGGCGTTTCATTTTAATACATCCGTCATCTGTGTTTACATGTTAATTCCAGCATGGGCAACAAAATAGTTGCATCATTGTTTCATGTTATAAGGCAAAGTTTCAAGTTAACATAATTAATACAAAACGGTTCACTCGGTCTCACTGTGATACATTTCGTTACCGGGAGTTTGCAATCGGCGTCAATTTTTGCCTATATGGCATCTGAGTCATTGTTTACATGACATTAGATTCATTGACTTAAATTATCCCAAAATGGGGTTGTTAAATTCATTTGGATGCCACGTAGGAAAATATTAAAGCTGGTGACTGAATGTATCACAATGATACCGAATGAAGCGTTTTGTATTAACTATATCaacttcaaattttttataCTAACGTGAAATAATGATTAAACTTATGTATCTACGTAGGCAAAGAGTTGACGGTGTCTAAACACGGATAACAGAACGTACAAAATTGAAATGCCAATGAAACCTCTTGTTTGATTTATGCAAATTTCGAACCTTTCGTGTCAACATCAAACAACGGTCAAACGTTTTCTTGCATAGCTAACGGTGCTTACCTTGTCCAGCAGAAGTGCAAGCTTCACTGAAACTCCCAAGACGAACCTCATACTTGTCGTCAAGAAGGATGCTACTAGCTTGAACATCTCTGCATAACACAACAAATTTGATGAACCATAGGAAAAACATACACAAACATCGCATTACACAGTGTGATTCAGTCACTACCTGTGAACAAGAGGAGGACTGCACTCATTGTGCAAGTATgccaaggcctctgcagctccTATCGCGATCTTCAGCCTCGTGATCCAATCCAACGACTGCAGCCCTTCTTCTTCCGAGTTCGCCAACCTATACAAAGCATTTGACAAATCCCCATTTGGCATGTATTTGTACACCAGAAACTTCACATTCTCATAATCCAAGCAGTGGCCTGCCAGAGGCACGAGCCTATGGTGCGCCGCCTTCACAAAAAGTTCCATCTCCGCCACAGACAACTCTTGTCTGATCAAATGTAGATCCACTTTCTTCACAACCACAAGCTCTCCTCCATCCAGCCTTGCACGAAACAGGCTCCCCGAGTGCCCCTCCTTTATCAAGTTCTCACTGCTGAAACTGCCCGTTGCCACGAGCAGCTCCTCATAAGTGAACGCCTTTCCCAAACCAGAAGAGTCAGCAACGAACTTGTGAGGCTGCTCAACATCTCCAATCCGGGTTCTTCGTGATCTCAGAAGCAGCAGCAATGCTGTCACAGATATGAAGACTAAACCAATCCCACCAAAAATCCCAATCATGACATAAACCAGCTTACTTCTCCTCCTCTTCATTGGTTCAACCaatggaggtggtggtggcatTCCACCATTACTTCCATAGGGTATACCTACATCCTTGTAAAACTCTGAGCATTTCTCAAACTCCCTCTGCCTTTCCCTGCTCAAAAAGCAATTATTCGAGAGGCGGAAGCGCCTCTCACTAGGAGGCGCTTCCCCTCCAAAGTAGTTGCTTGATAGATCAACAAGAGCATCTCCAAACCCCGAGCTTACATTTCCATAGAAGAGATTGCCAGAGAAGTTGAAGACTGCAGCAGTGGCGGCATTGAAGGAAGCTGCCCAGTTTGGGAAGGCGCCGGTGAGATTGTTTCTAGAAACATCTAGATACTTCAAGCTCCTCAGCTCTCCCAGTTCCTGTGGCAGCTCCCCGCTTAGTGAATTGAATCCGAGATCAAGCTCCTCCATCTCCGACAGATTTGCAAGGTGAGAGGGAATCGATGAGCGTAGGCTGTTCCTGCTCAAATTCAGCTGCTTAAGCTTTGAAAGCAAATCGAGGTCAAGTGGAATCGCACCGGATAAATAATTCAACGATAGGTCAAGAATGGTGAGATTCCGAAGAGATGAAATATCTTTGGGAATCTGCCCTGTTAATGAATTCTGTGAGAGATCAAGAACTGTCAATGACTGCAGCTTCTCCAATGCAATCGGAATGCTGCCGGTGATTGAATTGTTGGACAAATTCAACCATCTAAGGCTGCTCAAACTCCCGAGAGACAACGGGATTGAGCCAGAAATCGAGCTTGAGCTAAGATCGAGAACTCGGAGATTGCTCAGGTTTGTGCCTAACCAGACCGGAATCGGCACAGCTAGAAAAAACCTAGATGAATTGAACGTCGATAAGAAAGGAAAATTCTGCAACGAATCAACAGCAAACCGTGGATTTACTTTCCCATCATTACTTCTCCTCAAACCTGATAATTTAATCGCGACTACGTGACCGTTTCGGCACTCGATTCCTGTCCAATTGAGGCATGGATTCGCCTTCTTGTGCCAGCTCTTCGCTGAGATTCCGAGAGAGGAGCGGAGATCTAGCAATGCCCGCCGCTCCACCGGCCGCGGAAGGGGCTGAGCCACAGCCGTCGCCGCCGCGGAGTTGAGCAGCATGAGTGCTGTAAATAAAAGCGAAATCTCGAGCTCTGCTGCCATGAATCTCAATCATATAACGTAATTGTTACTTGTTATTACTGGATTTCTGTGTTCAGCTGTAAAAGGGCGGAAATGAAATTAATGAGGAAAGTGACGAGACGAGCAGGTTGCGGCATGTCGACGGTAAATTATGCGTACATACCTCAATGATGATCACGAGCTTTGGTTTCTCGATGAAGGAATTAATGGCGAAAGGTAGGGGTTCAACGGCCACAACCGAATGTGATTTTTGATGGCGGGAAAGGGAGCTATTCAATGAATGGAAGAAGGACTGAGTTGACTCGGTAATACTAACTAGATTTTTTATATcaagagaagaggaagaagcctattaaatagaaaatcaagtTAACCACACACGAACGAGGTGGTTTCGCAAGATAGAGACAATGCAATTATGCAAGACTATCACAAAAGTTGGATTTAGAATGAGAGCACAAGTGAACTCCTATTGAAAAGGATTGggctaaaaaaatcaaatttaataaaattttgttGATTGTCATGGGCTAATAGTGTGGTCGGTGACCTAGACCTTGACCCCATACTGATCCGGCGATCCACCATAATATTGTGTACAAAGTTAATATAtgtaaaatacacaaaacatgTTCTGATTGTAATTTAGATTTCTATTTTTGCTACTATCGTATTCATATATTTATGACTCATGTCATAGCATTGATACTCTAGAATGATTTTATTTAGGTAAAACAAATCTTGGTTTTCGTTTTGCTAGTCAATTTAAAAACATGTATTgaccttttaattttatttgatttttttggaTTCGCGCCAAATTTCACGCTCACGATCAAATTGATTTTAGTAGATCATGCGCACACTATTTCAATAAAAAACCGAGCAACTTGGCCACCGTGGATTTTCAGGCGATCGGGTCAAAATTAAATTAGGCCAAAATCCAACTTCATAGCAAAGCCGGATGAAATTGAaagtttaattattataataatatttttataaattaacatGCAAAATGAAATTTAGATTTTATTGATTGCTATACCACAATTATTGATGTTGCTAGTTTACTTCACGAAATGAATAACTTGGAAATCAACTACTCTATCTCAAATAAACATTTGACTATGGTGGACCAAAACATATGAGAAAGAAGACTCCAactctaattaaaatcaaaaGCCGCCAATCATTCAACGCGTATATCAATCTATCTGCATGCACATGTCCACACTTTTTTTATACCTAAATAATATATGTTCATATTACAAGAATATACGTCAAGATTCGAATCAGTTATTGTAAATGTGTTTGTTTTCTCAATAATAATACCCCatctgtctcataaaaataaaaagtttctatttaatgaaatttctttctctctaacgAAGTGAaacccattttccactaacatgtgttattttctctctcccttattttaccaattttgcattaaaactcgtatcattcaaaaattcttatttttagggaatggagggagtaattattttCATAAGAAATACTATTTGCAAGAGTAGTAGTCTCTCATACACGTTGATAGATTTAGGAAACGAAATTTGTAAAATTGGGTTATAACGGCGGATTAGTAAAGAACGAGGTACGACCAGATAGTCGTCAcggtataaatatttttaagaaaaagtATATGAATTTTCATCTACTTGTCTACTAAGATTAGAGTGCAAAATCATAAAAAGTGGGCATGGAAAGAAAACGACATAGCTTATGAATCTTCAACTTTTTCTTGGGCTTTTTCAATAATTTGAAACACATTCACAAGTGGACATGACAATTAAAAGGCCCCATTAATCGAAATTTTCTTATGCGATGATGACATTTTAGAAATATTTTAGTTGTTGACTAGGTCTTCTACATTCAATTATTGCtagtttttataaaattaatgttttaaaaatcaggCTGATAATAAATTTACGAAGCTATCATGTTACAGAATCAATGTCATATATTGATATATTGATTGCGAGAATAACTGGTGGTGTGAGGTATATTGATTAAAAAGAGATTTCAGAATTTGAGATTAATTTCGCTAATTCTCTTGTTTGGTCCTATAACTGTATCATTAGTGCTTTCATTAGAGAGTCCAAATGGTTGGTAGTGGTGGTCGGGCAATAAACTCGTCGTGACCAGCGAGTAAGTTTGGAGTCGACTTTGAGTGGTGGACGGACAAAGAATCTGTCGTGACCAACATGACTGTGACCAAACATACACTCCCTTTGTTATCCTGTTTGGTCTATAATATTTCATGAATATTTTTGGGCTTTTCTGTAGATTTGATCAAATATATACTCTTTTTGtctcattaaatatgaaatgtcTTTTTTTGCacgtgttttgaaaaaataataaatagttaaaatggagaaaaaataaagtaagagagagaataaagttaaAGAAAGTatcatctacattattctctcttaccttactttttcttcaatcattttttcaaaacatgtgcaaaaaattaaagaaatatttcatatttaatggtacggatatatattataaaaaaaattataataaatcaaACGTCTTaatacttttctttcttctATTTGGGGGTGTATCATCAATCTCAATTCTGTCACGCCTTTCCTAGTATATTTATTATTCAACCACAGTAACTCAAATTTGTGATAATTTAAGAGCGAAGGTGATTTCTGGCATTGAATTaaacataattataatatttttcaaaatataaacTCAAAATAATCTCTTCAATTAATTCGAGATTAAGTAGTTAACTTTCAAAATATTTCATGAATATTTTGGTGTTTTTCTTTAAGATTGATATTAGATGAAAGTTGAATGGAACGTAATTAAAAACACACCAAATATggcttaattttttttctatttggaGAGTATCACATATCTCTATTATGTCACACCATTCattactatatttattattcAACCACGATATATAAAATTTGTAATAGCTTTAGAGTAAACGTGATTTCTGCCATTTAGTTAAGCATaattgtgatattttcacaAATAAACTCAAAATAATTTCATGAATTTCAAATTAACTTTCtaaatatttttcattaatattttggtcttttttattaatttgatgaAACATATATATTCTGATATGCACAATTAAAATGGAAacgtaattaattaaaatgCACCAAACATgtcttaatattttttttcctactTGGTGTATCATAAATGTCTATTTTGCCACATCACTCCTTGCGATATTTGTTATTCCACAGATCAATCAAATTTGTGATAGTTTTAGAGCGAACATGATTCTTTGCATTGAATTAAGCATAAATTGTGAGATTTTTCACAATAATCTCATGATTTACTTTTCACAAAAATCTCATGATTTCAAATTAACTTTCTAAACTCTCATGAATATTTTGGTTGTTTCGTTGATTTAGACAAACATGAGTATATACTATTCTGTAATACCATTCCttagtatttttattattcaaccacaataaatcaaatttatgaatattttagAACATGACCTCTGGCATTGAATTCAGCATAATTGCTATATTTCACAAATATACCAAAAATAATttcatcaatatcaaattaacTTTCAATATGTTTCAtgaatattttgttatttttcgtAGATTATATCAAATACTAGTGATGTGCACTTAAAtggaaaagtaattaaaatacaaaaaacagGTCTTAATACTTTTTTTCTACTTGCGGGTGTACTTATGAATGTCTATTTTATCAAATGATTTCTTAGTGAATGattacaataattattttagttGCAATGACAAGCAAGAATacaagaataaagtaaaaatcaCCTTATTTAAGCTATTCACAAATCTCACAGCTACTTTCATGCATTATAATTTCACACTAACAAGTCTAGAGTACCAAAAAAACGTTTAAGCTACCTAATTCATGTGTCATGTCTACTTTTCTCATTTAATacgtacttttttttaattctttcttATTTATATTCTAATTGTATTATTCatgaataaacaaaattattaaaatttcctaaaaaatgaaaattaaataattgaaataggCTAAAAAAATTACAGAACTACAAGGTATTATTAAACAGAATTATCAAAGCCAGTTCcattcttatttttaaaaaaacttgtATATTCGAATCATAAAAAGCAATTTAAACGAAACACGCAACGAACGCTAATTGGAAGATACAATGGCATGCTTTGATGATCTTCGCACTACATTTTTTCAAAGTAGATTCATCCGGATTCATTTTTCACGTTTAGGGATATCTTGGGATAAACTTTCCTTTGATACACCAGCTATTTTAATCTTATCTCCATGCCATATTTTCTACCAATCTGTTCCCAAAATTCTCCCAAAATTGTATAAATAGGAGTCACTATCATTTTAAAGTTCATCACACAAATATCAAACAAATTATTcgatattgttagtggaaaatggcgTCTAGCGATAATTGGACATTTGAGGAGAACGAGCGATTTGAAGATGCATTGGTGGTGTTCGACGAGAAGGCGCCGGACCGGTGGAGCAAACTGGTGGCGGCCGTCGGTGGCACGAAGACGGAGGAGGATGTGAAGCTCCACTTCCAAAGGCTTGTCGATGATATCGAGTTGATTGAGTCAGGAAAGTGGCCATTGCCTGATTATAAGGATGAGTATGCGTTGCGCCATAACCATTGATTAAGATATCATATTATTGGCAAAAATAAAAGGTGGGATTATGTTGATTATTATTTGTGAAATATTGAAATAACTGATTATATACTAAAACTTTGTTACTTTTCATATTTTGCAGAGGATGGAATTTCTTAATTATCCATCAACTTGAAGCAAGAGttgaagaaaaataatatggagCAGTTCATTTCTCCCGTTTATTATGTTTTcttgttttattattataaataaaaattacgaACTAGAGATAATTGCAGTATTATTATGGTCGTTCTTTTTGTGTCAGTGACGGAACTAGAAACATAAACAAGCCGATGctgaaatattaaaattattttaaattttaataatattcattttttaaaataatagtatcagaatatttaattttacttaTAACCTTTTTACAAAAGTCAAAGAGAACAACATTTTCTCAAGTGAAACTACAAAAATTCTAAGGCACTTTGAtaacaaatttttttataattattcaccataaaattataaagataataattttttcatgaatatTTTTAGGCTTTTTTTATAGATTTGATAAACATGTATATCATGAGATGCGCATGTAAAAGGATgtgataattaaaataaaccaTACATCaatcatcaattttttttcttcaacttAGGATGTATCGCGAATGTCTATTATGTCACGCCATTCCTTCGTATATTAGACCACGATAAATCAAATTTGTAATTTAAGAGCAATTAATTCGGTTACATCGATTAACCGGAACCGAATCGAACCGAATCCATTtcggttctggttctggttcttCATTTTCGGTGTATGGAGGACTCGGTTAACCAATCGGTCGGTTCGGTTCTCTGCCCTACATAGTTGTGATTTTTTCACAAATAACAAAATATTCtcaagaatttaaaatttactttTTAAGATTTCATGAATATTTTTAGGCTTTTTTATAGATTTGATCAAACATGTATATCATGAGATGCGCATGTAAAAGGATgtgataattaaaataaaccaTACATcaatcattaattttttttcttcgacTTTATGTCACGCCATTCCTTTGTATATTAGACCACGATAAATCAAATTTGTAATTTAAGAGCAAAAGTGAATTATGGCATTGAATTAAGCATAGTTAAGatatttttcacaaaataatctcatttaatttttaaaaattaaatttctaaatattttatgaatattttGGTCTTTCCCGGTGATTTGATCAAATAAACTTCCCTCAAccttaaaaatatgaaatattttcgTTTTAGTCTCTCccttaaaattattaattttctaattaaatttttttcctctctaataatgtgagactcattctccagtGTCCACTtacaatcatttcttttttctctctttttatgTTACCAATAATGCACTAAACTATGTGTCCTTTCaaattatatggagtatttttaaGGACGGAGGGGAGTATATATTAATCATGAGATACGTAGTTAAACTGAAACGTAATTAAAATAAACCAAGTATGGCTTAATACTATTTTGgtctttttttggtaatttcATCAAACATGGAGCTGTATATATTATGAGATGCGCAATTAAATGGAAGCGTAATTAAAATACACCGAACACgtcttaatattttttttctttatgtcTATTTTGTTACACCATTCCTTAGTATATCTATTTTTCAACCACGATAAATCTAGTAAGTTTCAGATTAATTTTCTAAATATCTCATGAATATTTTGGTTGTTTCGTTGATTTGATCGAACATAGTATATATTATGGGATGGAAAGTTAAATGGAAGCGTGATTAAAATACACGAAACATGTCCTAatgcttttcttttcttttctatttgTTTTATTGTGATTTATTATGAAAGTCTATTTAGTCACCCAAttcctaagtatatttattatTCAACCATATAATTTTAGCACCAACGTGATTTCTGGCATTGAATTAAGCATAGATATGATATTTTTCACATATAAACTCAAAACAATCTCATCGATTTCAAATTAACTATCAATATATTTCAttgataatttatattttatgtagatttgatcaaaaatatatattatgtaATACACACTTAAATggaaaactaattaaaatacaataaacacgtcttaataatttttttctacttGAGGTATATAATGAATGACTATTTTGTCAAACGATTCCCTAGTTGATGATTATAATAGTACAGATTTTGGTTGCAAATGTGGAGcacgaataaaataaaatcacttTATTTAAGCTATTCACGAATTTCACAGCCACTATCACACATTATAAATTCACACTAACTAACTCTCGAGCAATAAAAAACACTTAAAGTTACCTAATTCATGGGTCACGTCTAATTTTCtcatttcacattttttttattttttcttagttatattctaatttattatctataaataaacaaaaaatattaaaatttcgttaaacaacaaaattaaataattgaaataaactACTACGGAGTACTATAAATTACAGAAGgaataagaaaattaataaagtcAAATGCATGGGTTAACTAATCAATGCagttccatttttttaaaaaaaatcttgtaTATTcgaattataaaaaattatattaaacgAAATACGCAATGAACGCTGATTGGAGGATATAATAGCATACTTTGATGATCTCCACACTACATTTTTTCAAAGTAGATGCATCTGGATTCATTTTTCACATTTTGGGATATATTGGGATGAACTTTCCATTGATACAACAGCTATTTTAATCTTATCTCCACACAATATTTTCTAACCAATTTGTTGCCAAAATTCTCCCAAAACTGTATAAATAGGAGTAACTATCATTTCAAAGTTCATCACACAAATATCAAACAAATTATTCGatattgttagtgaaaaatggCGTCTAGTGATAGTTGGACATTTGAGGAGAATGAGCTGTTTGAAGATGCATTAGCGGTGTTCGACGAGAAGGCGCCGGACCGGTGGAGCAAATTGGTGGCGGCCGTCGGTGGCACGAAGACGGAGGAGGATGTGAAGCTCCACTTCCAAAGGCTTGTTGATGATATCGAGTTGATTGAGTCGGGAAAGTGGCCTATGCCTGATTATAAGGATGAGTATGCTCTGCGCCATAACCATTGATTAAGATATCATATTATTG
It contains:
- the LOC121792737 gene encoding probable LRR receptor-like serine/threonine-protein kinase At2g16250, whose protein sequence is MAAELEISLLFTALMLLNSAAATAVAQPLPRPVERRALLDLRSSLGISAKSWHKKANPCLNWTGIECRNGHVVAIKLSGLRRSNDGKVNPRFAVDSLQNFPFLSTFNSSRFFLAVPIPVWLGTNLSNLRVLDLSSSSISGSIPLSLGSLSSLRWLNLSNNSITGSIPIALEKLQSLTVLDLSQNSLTGQIPKDISSLRNLTILDLSLNYLSGAIPLDLDLLSKLKQLNLSRNSLRSSIPSHLANLSEMEELDLGFNSLSGELPQELGELRSLKYLDVSRNNLTGAFPNWAASFNAATAAVFNFSGNLFYGNVSSGFGDALVDLSSNYFGGEAPPSERRFRLSNNCFLSRERQREFEKCSEFYKDVGIPYGSNGGMPPPPPLVEPMKRRRSKLVYVMIGIFGGIGLVFISVTALLLLLRSRRTRIGDVEQPHKFVADSSGLGKAFTYEELLVATGSFSSENLIKEGHSGSLFRARLDGGELVVVKKVDLHLIRQELSVAEMELFVKAAHHRLVPLAGHCLDYENVKFLVYKYMPNGDLSNALYRLANSEEEGLQSLDWITRLKIAIGAAEALAYLHNECSPPLVHRDVQASSILLDDKYEVRLGSFSEACTSAGQGSCSNTCAYDVYCLGKVLLELVTGNLGISKMSDADAQQWLDRNLPFISIYDKEMVNKIMDPSLIVDEDLLEEVWAVAVVAKSCLNPKASRRPSMRHVVRALENPFKVVRDENFSSGRRLSRQSWTAVLFGSWNHSSSDSSNVSSQTSKEGLRWAKGAGSRGSGTNQHSSSHKRSSSEVFPQPLEMEDVESGN